Proteins encoded within one genomic window of Bacteroides sedimenti:
- a CDS encoding RagB/SusD family nutrient uptake outer membrane protein, with translation MKNIVIKGLATVALSLSLFSCDSFLTTEEKGEPSLGVMWKTENDAVLAANGLYFWTASEGITGRGMMWYVNCSDDMVTGRNSGDAARIKNFQYGKRDCLDNWPVMYQLIKKANDIIRYVTPMNINEDVKNKVLGQAYFMRGWAYMWIAPYYGDNGTNGGIPIVTENTPLEEIDQPRPKSVSENYKMIISDFDKAASLLPLFKDWDENEWGRPHKTAAWAYAAKAALFNAQYDATYYQKVIDYCDKVIPHHDLLKNYADVFKMSNNWSPEYVWSWTSNELDGSKLPGVMLENKGWGLYNGWGYFMPTKELYDAFEEGDTRRAVTMLVPGDSFTFLGKEKLYYSTQSSSGMQFNKYMDPFRPKDAIGTTVNPNGDNMTTDLSIPLIRFSEVLLWKAEALIWQGKNGDEPLNRVRTRAGLPALTNATKADLKHERRCELAGELSNRHLDLVRWGDAKEVYSHPLHGYVTSGVVEGDDAATIRSKSKVVEIWAARNFDPTINNVFPIPADEISKSKNLVQNKGY, from the coding sequence ATGAAAAATATAGTGATAAAAGGTTTGGCAACAGTTGCATTGTCTTTGTCTCTTTTTAGTTGCGACAGTTTCCTGACAACAGAAGAAAAGGGTGAACCCTCGCTAGGAGTGATGTGGAAGACCGAAAATGATGCTGTACTTGCTGCAAATGGTCTTTATTTCTGGACAGCGTCAGAAGGTATAACAGGGCGCGGTATGATGTGGTACGTAAACTGTAGCGACGATATGGTTACAGGACGAAACAGTGGTGATGCCGCGCGTATAAAAAACTTCCAGTATGGAAAGCGCGACTGTCTGGACAACTGGCCTGTAATGTACCAGCTCATAAAGAAGGCAAACGATATTATTCGTTATGTTACACCCATGAATATCAACGAGGATGTGAAAAATAAAGTGTTGGGTCAGGCTTATTTCATGCGTGGCTGGGCTTATATGTGGATTGCTCCTTACTATGGTGACAATGGCACCAACGGAGGTATTCCTATTGTAACCGAAAATACTCCTCTGGAGGAAATTGATCAGCCTCGTCCGAAAAGTGTTTCTGAGAATTATAAGATGATCATCAGCGATTTTGATAAGGCGGCATCTTTGCTTCCTCTCTTTAAAGACTGGGATGAGAACGAATGGGGACGTCCTCACAAAACTGCTGCATGGGCTTATGCGGCGAAGGCAGCTCTTTTCAATGCTCAGTATGATGCCACTTATTACCAGAAAGTCATTGACTATTGCGATAAGGTGATTCCTCACCACGATTTGTTGAAGAACTATGCCGATGTTTTCAAAATGTCGAATAACTGGAGTCCTGAATACGTTTGGTCATGGACAAGCAACGAGCTCGACGGTTCTAAGCTTCCGGGTGTTATGCTTGAAAATAAAGGTTGGGGATTGTACAATGGTTGGGGATATTTCATGCCTACAAAGGAGTTGTACGATGCTTTCGAAGAAGGTGATACTCGCCGTGCCGTTACCATGCTGGTTCCTGGTGACAGTTTCACGTTCCTTGGTAAAGAGAAACTTTATTATTCAACTCAAAGTTCTTCGGGTATGCAGTTCAATAAGTACATGGACCCGTTCCGTCCGAAAGATGCGATTGGTACTACAGTTAACCCGAATGGGGATAACATGACGACCGACCTGAGCATTCCGCTGATTCGTTTCTCTGAAGTGTTGCTTTGGAAAGCCGAAGCGCTGATCTGGCAAGGCAAAAATGGTGACGAACCTTTGAACAGGGTAAGAACCCGTGCAGGATTGCCAGCTTTAACCAATGCCACAAAAGCCGACTTGAAGCATGAACGCCGTTGTGAGCTGGCTGGTGAGTTGAGCAACCGTCACTTGGATTTGGTTCGTTGGGGAGATGCTAAGGAAGTTTACAGTCATCCATTACACGGATATGTAACTTCGGGTGTTGTGGAAGGTGATGATGCGGCAACTATCCGCAGTAAATCGAAGGTAGTTGAAATCTGGGCTGCCAGAAATTTCGATCCTACGATTAATAATGTATTCCCGATTCCTGCCGATGAAATTAGCAAGAGTAAAAACCTCGTTCAGAATAAAGGTTATTAA
- a CDS encoding SusC/RagA family TonB-linked outer membrane protein encodes MSSKTKKTKIWMQKGCIAFGAITLSMLPLHHAVASNSLSEKSSVVVSKNTFGITDIQQQRKSEKRVSGKVKDNTGAGIPGVNISVKGTKTGTVTDLDGNYSIVVPEENSVLVFTYIGFLPSEFKASDSQLREVILKENSKTLDEVVVIGYGDTRKKDLSMAVGSVEFKQSLKSRPLGFAGMLQGQLPGVTISNNGGDPMSAPTLTIRGQGSRSGDQVLYIVDGVPGAPFNTEDVESISVLKDAASAAIYGAHVGSGGVIVVTTKKAKSGKAQVSANVSYGIANATNLPEMTNAAEYCKIMKDAYAAAGRAIPGNVDSSRYPFAEVTRTNWIDEIFRSAMLQHYAVSITGGSDAMKAFASVSYDKDQGVLLNTFKETMGAKFNLDFTINKYVTLSERVGYTFNNGQGGVNTSTHTGVIAQAMFMPASATVYEYDKNGNPVYDLYGNQAFGGTTPTWASAYAGGFGEVRNPVAMLKRLTQYRPSHKLMSTTSLNIKPFSGLTVKSDFTAGFESDRYEDFTKKITEIGKPFDENNRSISSSMANEWLWETTATYSSEIAENHLLTAMAGYTMGYNNYRGNGVTVYGFPNESSWAQNLVNGTDWSKDKPTESFWEESQVSGFGRVSYSFADRYFLTGSLRYDATSKLLKGNRGQAFPAVSAGWKISSEPFFASLRDKISLLKIRGSWGQIGNITSVGHYAGNIKLQESPWFTYFGKDGSNAIKGLSLTTFLNPNLKWETSEQLDFGFDLNLLNDRLSFTADWFRKDTKDLIEQLTVPSVAGIEVAPLGNVGKVRNSGLEFAVNYNDKVGEVHYNIGANFTTLKNEVLNLGDESYIQHTDEVRAFMPLRSAVGESWYSYYVIPTDGLFRSQAEVDDYNQKHGYKNSNGVWIPAQPNAKPGDIRFVDSDGNGIINEGDRVFKGSYAPKYTFALNGGLEWNGFDFSFQLQGVSGNKIFNGTKAMTYPTETGWNLSKDLLNSFTYNPSSNIPRLNVSDQNANLTTTSDFFLEKGDYLRIKNVTVGYTLPKNWMKKLGGNTSVRIYATGENLYTFTGYDGIDPEVGRMGLDGGRYPVSRMFNFGLNVNF; translated from the coding sequence ATGAGTAGTAAAACGAAGAAAACAAAAATCTGGATGCAGAAAGGATGTATAGCTTTTGGAGCTATAACATTGAGCATGCTTCCTTTGCACCATGCGGTTGCAAGTAATTCTCTTTCCGAGAAATCTTCTGTTGTTGTAAGCAAAAACACGTTTGGCATAACCGACATTCAACAACAACGTAAATCAGAGAAAAGAGTTTCAGGTAAAGTCAAAGATAACACAGGAGCCGGAATTCCGGGAGTAAACATTTCGGTGAAAGGTACAAAGACCGGGACAGTGACCGACCTGGATGGTAACTATTCTATTGTTGTACCCGAAGAAAACTCTGTTCTGGTGTTCACATACATCGGATTCCTTCCATCCGAATTTAAAGCTTCGGACTCTCAGTTACGCGAAGTTATATTAAAAGAAAATTCCAAAACATTGGATGAAGTGGTAGTCATCGGATACGGTGATACCCGTAAAAAAGACCTTTCAATGGCTGTTGGTTCGGTAGAATTTAAACAATCATTGAAAAGCCGTCCGTTAGGTTTTGCCGGGATGTTGCAAGGTCAGCTTCCAGGGGTTACAATATCAAATAATGGTGGTGACCCGATGTCAGCACCTACTTTAACCATCCGCGGACAAGGTTCACGTTCGGGCGATCAGGTCCTTTACATTGTAGATGGAGTTCCGGGCGCACCTTTTAATACCGAAGATGTAGAAAGCATCAGTGTATTGAAGGATGCCGCATCAGCAGCCATTTATGGTGCTCATGTAGGTTCGGGCGGTGTTATTGTAGTGACTACCAAGAAGGCTAAGTCCGGTAAAGCACAGGTATCTGCCAATGTTTCTTATGGTATTGCCAATGCAACTAATTTGCCTGAAATGACAAACGCAGCTGAATACTGTAAAATAATGAAAGATGCATATGCAGCTGCAGGCAGAGCTATTCCGGGAAATGTCGATTCATCACGCTATCCGTTTGCTGAGGTTACTCGTACAAACTGGATTGATGAAATTTTCCGTTCGGCCATGCTTCAACATTATGCTGTTTCCATTACTGGTGGTAGTGATGCGATGAAAGCGTTTGCATCGGTTTCTTATGATAAGGATCAGGGAGTACTGCTCAACACATTTAAGGAAACAATGGGTGCAAAATTTAACCTCGATTTTACAATCAATAAATACGTAACCTTGAGCGAGCGTGTTGGATACACCTTCAACAACGGACAGGGTGGAGTAAATACAAGTACCCATACGGGTGTGATAGCTCAGGCTATGTTTATGCCGGCATCTGCAACTGTGTATGAGTATGATAAAAACGGAAATCCGGTTTATGACCTTTACGGCAATCAGGCTTTTGGAGGTACAACACCTACCTGGGCATCAGCTTATGCCGGCGGATTCGGTGAAGTACGCAACCCTGTAGCTATGCTGAAACGTTTGACTCAGTACAGACCAAGTCATAAACTGATGTCGACCACATCTTTAAACATTAAACCTTTTAGCGGACTTACTGTAAAATCTGATTTTACTGCTGGATTCGAGTCCGACAGATATGAAGATTTCACTAAGAAGATTACAGAAATAGGTAAACCGTTCGACGAAAACAACCGTTCTATCTCTTCTTCAATGGCAAATGAATGGTTGTGGGAAACAACAGCAACCTACTCTTCAGAAATTGCTGAAAATCATCTGTTGACAGCAATGGCTGGATATACAATGGGTTACAATAATTACCGCGGCAATGGTGTAACGGTATATGGCTTCCCAAATGAATCTTCCTGGGCTCAGAATCTGGTAAATGGAACCGATTGGAGTAAGGACAAACCGACGGAAAGTTTCTGGGAAGAATCTCAGGTATCAGGCTTCGGTCGTGTTTCATACTCTTTTGCAGACCGTTATTTCCTGACAGGAAGTTTACGTTACGATGCAACTTCTAAATTGTTGAAAGGCAATAGAGGACAAGCATTCCCTGCAGTATCTGCCGGATGGAAAATCTCTTCCGAACCATTCTTTGCTTCTTTGCGTGATAAAATCAGCTTATTGAAAATACGTGGTAGCTGGGGACAGATTGGAAATATCACTTCAGTGGGTCATTATGCCGGAAATATCAAATTACAGGAGTCTCCATGGTTTACATACTTTGGAAAAGATGGCTCAAATGCAATCAAAGGATTAAGTCTTACCACATTCCTGAATCCGAACTTGAAATGGGAAACTTCAGAACAACTTGATTTTGGTTTTGATTTGAACTTATTGAACGATCGCTTAAGCTTTACAGCCGACTGGTTCCGTAAAGATACCAAAGACCTTATTGAACAGCTTACAGTTCCTTCAGTTGCCGGTATTGAAGTGGCTCCACTTGGAAACGTAGGTAAAGTCCGCAACTCAGGTCTGGAATTTGCTGTGAATTATAATGATAAGGTAGGAGAGGTGCATTACAATATAGGCGCAAACTTTACTACACTGAAAAATGAAGTGCTTAATCTTGGCGACGAAAGCTACATACAGCATACTGATGAAGTGCGGGCTTTCATGCCTCTTCGTTCGGCAGTGGGAGAGTCATGGTACTCTTACTATGTAATTCCTACCGACGGATTGTTCAGAAGCCAAGCTGAAGTTGACGATTACAACCAAAAACACGGTTACAAGAACAGCAACGGTGTGTGGATTCCGGCTCAACCAAATGCAAAACCGGGTGATATTCGTTTTGTAGATTCTGATGGCAATGGCATTATCAATGAAGGCGACCGTGTATTCAAAGGCAGCTATGCACCTAAATATACTTTTGCACTGAACGGTGGATTGGAATGGAACGGATTTGATTTCTCATTCCAACTGCAGGGAGTATCCGGCAACAAGATTTTCAACGGAACCAAAGCAATGACATATCCTACCGAAACAGGATGGAATCTCTCAAAAGACCTGTTGAACAGCTTTACCTATAATCCTTCTTCGAACATTCCAAGACTGAATGTGTCTGATCAGAATGCCAATCTTACTACTACTTCGGATTTCTTCCTTGAAAAAGGCGATTACCTTCGCATAAAGAATGTGACTGTAGGTTATACTCTTCCAAAGAACTGGATGAAGAAGTTAGGTGGAAATACTTCCGTAAGAATTTATGCAACAGGTGAAAACCTTTACACATTCACCGGTTATGATGGCATTGATCCGGAAGTGGGCCGAATGGGACTTGATGGTGGTAGATACCCGGTATCCCGTATGTTTAATTTTGGTTTAAATGTGAACTTTTAA